The following is a genomic window from Pseudomonas sp. FP2335.
CTTGCCCAGGGTCAGCGCTTCATCGGTACGGTGCGCATAGGCGTTGATCAGCAGTTGCAGGCGACGCTCAACGTCATCCTCACTGTCGAACTTGGCGACGCCCTTGAGGCGCACCTGGGCATACAGCGCCTCGATCTGGCCATCGGCGCGCAGCAAGCCTTGCCAGCTGTCCTGATAGTCATTGAGCAGCGGCAACAGGTTGTCCATGGAGTCGTCGACCGGGTCCATGAACGGAGTGCCGAACGGCAAGTCCGCCGGCAACAACTGGCGACGACGCAGCGCGTCATCCAGCGTGCGTTGCTTGGCTTCCATATCGCCGATCTGACGACCGACCAATTGCAGCTTGGCCGACAGTTGCTGCACCCGTTCGGTAAACGCATCGCTGGAGCGTTTCAACTCATCCTGCGCCGCTTCCATTTGCGCCAGGTTTTCCAGCTTCTCGCCTTCTTCCGCGCTCAGGGTCTGTGCGCGGCGGAAGTCTTCCAGGGCTTTCTGCGCATCCAGTACTTGCTGGTACAGCGCTTCGGTCTGGGTCTTGCTCGCCGCACGGTCGGAGGCCACGGCCTGCTGGGTTTTCAGTTGCTTGAGTTCTTTTTCCAGACGCTCTTTCTGGTCGCGCAACGCGGCGCGATCCGCCAGGGCCTGCAATGCCGGCGGTTCGATATGGGAGATGTCGATGGACAGCCCCGGCACTTCAAAGCGTTCACCCTTGAAGCCATCGAGGATCTGCTCCAGGGATTTGACCCACTGACCCTCCTCGTCCAGCGTGATGCCATGCTCGCCCAATGGCAGGCTGAACAACGAACTGTTGAACAGACGCATCAGACGCTCAACATCTTGCTGTGAGAATTCTTCGCGCAACTTCGCGTAGCTGTTGTTATCCGCGTGATCGAGCTGCTGCTTGACCGACTTCAAGCGCTTTTCCAGCTCGCGCAGGCGTTCGTCCAGATCCTCGGCGCTGAACTGCCGCGACTGCGCCAGGGCGCCCGCCAGTTCATCGTGGGCATCCTTGGCCGCGAGCAATTGCTGCTCCAGCACCTTCACATCATCGACCAGCGCAAAGCGATGCTTGAGCACCGACAGCTCGCCCAGCCAACGCTGGATACCACTGATTTCCCGCTCCAGGCGCATCAGCTCCTGGGTGCCGCCGCGCTGATCGTTCTGCAACGCGTCCTGTTCGCTGCGGTAGTGCTCGGCCTGGATGGTCAGCTCTTCCTTGCGCGCACTGGCGTAGTCCGACCAAGTGCCCAGCAACGAGTCCAGCAATGGCGACAGGCGATGCAGCTTGCCGCGCAATACATCGCGCTGGCGAACACCATTGGACAACGCCTCGACCAGCGGCCCGGCGGCGACCAGCGAGTTGTAGTCCTGCTCCATGCGTCGCACATCGCGGAAGGCTTCTTCGCACGCGGCGATGTAATCCACGCTGCCGGAACGCAGGCTGTGTTCGAAGGCATCGAGGAACAATTGCTTGAGCTTGGCCGCGGTGATTTCGCGCATATGCAGCAGGTTGATAAACAGCGCGCGGAAGGTCTTCAGGCTCTGCTCACTGGTAGAGCGCAGGGGAATCAGCGTGAGGTCCAGCGGGATCGACGTGTGGCCGCCCACCAGCAAACGACGCAGTTCATCCGGCTTGAGTTCGTAGGCTTTCAGGCCTTCGCGCTCAAGGTTGGTGAACAGCTCTTTCTGACGCAGGCAGGTGTCGTTCTTCTGGTAGTGAGCCAAATCCAGCTTGCCTGCATAGGCAAAGAACTGGTGACCGAAACCACCGCCCGGGCCGCGTCCGACCACGCCGATCACGTGCGGGCCGTGGGGCAGCGAGACTTCCACCAGGATGTAGCTGGTGTCGGTGGCAAAGTAGAAGCGCCGCGATTGTTCCAGGGTGTACTTGCCGAAACTCATGTCCGACATGCGCGCCAGGATCGGGAACTGCAAGGCGTTGATCGACGCGGATTTACCCAGGTTGTTCGCGCCATACACCGACAGCGGTTCTTCCAGCGGGAACAAACCCAGGCTGTAACCGGCAGTGTTCAATAGGGCGAAGCGGCGGATGCCGTAGCGTTCCTTACTCATGCGTCGGTCTCCTGTTCTTCGGCAATGGCACGGGCCAGGGCGTCTTCTTCGCTTTCTTCGGCAAAGTCGCTCAAGTCCAGCGGGTCATCGGTTTTCAGCAATTTCTCGTCGCTGTCTTCATCGATGATCACCGGCGCCGGCAGTGGCAATACGCTGTGGATGCTGGCCGCGAGGTCACGGTCCTGCTGCACCGACAGGCACACGTCGAGGAAACGGTGCATCGGCGGCAGGAAGCGATAGATGCCGTTGTCTTCGCTGGCAAAACCCAGCTGGGTCATGCGGCGCATGATCTTTTCTTCGAGTTCTTCCTGGGTCTGTACTTCGGCCTGGATAAACAGGTCACGGTACTTCTCCAGCAGCGACGGCAGTTCATCGCGGCCCAGGCTGCCACCGTCGAGCACGGCAATCGGGTCGCGGCCCTGGTCGGCCAAATGTTCGACGATGATGAAGGTGAACAACGCCAGGCGCTGCGCGGTCTTGTTGACCTGCGCGGCGGCCACGGCGGTGTCTGGCACGAAGTAGTAGAAGCCCCGCGTGTCGCACACCAGCTCAAAGCCCAGGGCCTTGAACAGCGTGCGGTACTGGTCCTGGAAGTTCGACAGTTGGGCGTACAGCTCCGGGTCGCGGCGGCTTACGTGGTAACCCTTGAACAGCTCGCGAAAGATCGGCGCCAGCTGGGACAGTTCGGATAGATCAAGATGCATGAGGTGTACTCGCAGAATGCTCGGCGGCGTCAGTACTGGCCGGGAGCAGGGCGAAGGAGCGCAGGCTGACCTGGTGCTCGGTGGTGTGGTAGTCGCGGCGTTCCAGGCGTTCGCGCTTGAAGCGTTTTTCGCGGGACAGGCGCGAGAACCAGTACAGCAATTCGTCGGTGGCACCGTCCGGTTCCTGCTCCAGCAGCCAGGTCATCAGGTCCGGCATCGGCAACGCGTCTTCGCAGCGCTCGAGCATTTCCTTGACCGTGCGCGGTGCACGTTGGGCGTCGCCCTTGTGGGATTTGTGCGCCTTGGGGAAGCGCGCCGGTTTCGGCTCGAAATTCGCCAGGGCGTAAACATAAGCCTCCACCTGGCTGGCACTGCCGAGGAAGGTGCTTTGCGGGCGGGTGAACATCGGCATCGCCGCCTGCGGCACGGCGTCCAGGCCCTTGCGGCGGATCGCTGACAGCGCCAGCGCCGCACCGCGGGTCACGGCGTTGTGCCGACGGGCTTCTTCGCGCAGTGGCAGCAGCAGCTCGCGCGCATGGCGCAAGGTCAGTTGGGCGCTGGTCTGCATTTCCAGGATGCGCGCGTGGGTGCGCAGCAGCATGTCGTCGTCCACCAGGTGGCCGAGACGCTGTTGCTCGGTGAGCAGGCGCAACAGCACGTTTTCGACCTTGCGCACGCCCTGTTCGAAGGCGCCATCGGCGTTCACCAGTTGGATCATCGGCTCGACGTATTCGTCCCAGGTCGCCAGGACCTCGGCATAACGCTGGCGCAACGGAATCTGCCGGTCGCTGGTCTTGGCGCGATCGGCTACGGCGGCGAGGGCCTGTTCGTCGTTGGCGAGCTTTTTCAGCACGTCCCGCACGCGCATATCCAGCAGGCGCAGTTGGCGGGCGAGGTCGTGGCCATCACGGATGTCGAAAGCGTCCTGGATGTACCCGGCCAGGCGTTCGAGATGGCGCAGGTAGGCTTCGATTTCCAGGCACAGGCCAAGCCGGTGCTCCTTGCGAAGATAAGCCAGGAAGTCGTGGATCTGCGCGTTGAGCTCGAAACGGTTCGGGCTTTTGGCGACAGGCACCAGGATGTCCAGGCGAATCCACACGTCCAGCAGGCTGGTGATGTCCTGTGGCGTGCTGTCCAGTTGTT
Proteins encoded in this region:
- the mksF gene encoding Mks condensin complex protein MksF codes for the protein MSKERYGIRRFALLNTAGYSLGLFPLEEPLSVYGANNLGKSASINALQFPILARMSDMSFGKYTLEQSRRFYFATDTSYILVEVSLPHGPHVIGVVGRGPGGGFGHQFFAYAGKLDLAHYQKNDTCLRQKELFTNLEREGLKAYELKPDELRRLLVGGHTSIPLDLTLIPLRSTSEQSLKTFRALFINLLHMREITAAKLKQLFLDAFEHSLRSGSVDYIAACEEAFRDVRRMEQDYNSLVAAGPLVEALSNGVRQRDVLRGKLHRLSPLLDSLLGTWSDYASARKEELTIQAEHYRSEQDALQNDQRGGTQELMRLEREISGIQRWLGELSVLKHRFALVDDVKVLEQQLLAAKDAHDELAGALAQSRQFSAEDLDERLRELEKRLKSVKQQLDHADNNSYAKLREEFSQQDVERLMRLFNSSLFSLPLGEHGITLDEEGQWVKSLEQILDGFKGERFEVPGLSIDISHIEPPALQALADRAALRDQKERLEKELKQLKTQQAVASDRAASKTQTEALYQQVLDAQKALEDFRRAQTLSAEEGEKLENLAQMEAAQDELKRSSDAFTERVQQLSAKLQLVGRQIGDMEAKQRTLDDALRRRQLLPADLPFGTPFMDPVDDSMDNLLPLLNDYQDSWQGLLRADGQIEALYAQVRLKGVAKFDSEDDVERRLQLLINAYAHRTDEALTLGKARRAAVTDIARTLRNIRSDYDSLEHQLALFNREINKRQVSNLQSFRIVLAPNKEALKHIDQIIHSAGQYEEGETLSVFDLSQSAEQDNKNEEAKEYLARLVAANHNQLGLKDLFELAFEITKVHGQPVIHTDIDGAASNGTTMTIKALTNMYLLLHLMDRDQAGRVRLPYYLDEAADIDEKNQAALLETSLQLGFVPILASVKPQVSAQVAIDLEGGSGPNGIYIDEADWKYIRRHDVVKATLNVQADEPELDEV
- the mksE gene encoding Mks condensin complex protein MksE; the encoded protein is MHLDLSELSQLAPIFRELFKGYHVSRRDPELYAQLSNFQDQYRTLFKALGFELVCDTRGFYYFVPDTAVAAAQVNKTAQRLALFTFIIVEHLADQGRDPIAVLDGGSLGRDELPSLLEKYRDLFIQAEVQTQEELEEKIMRRMTQLGFASEDNGIYRFLPPMHRFLDVCLSVQQDRDLAASIHSVLPLPAPVIIDEDSDEKLLKTDDPLDLSDFAEESEEDALARAIAEEQETDA
- the mksB gene encoding Mks condensin complex protein MksB, encoding MIEPKRVLRALAEHWALLEPLCEHFDQGTLSLAELRAQLAAQQLDSTPQDITSLLDVWIRLDILVPVAKSPNRFELNAQIHDFLAYLRKEHRLGLCLEIEAYLRHLERLAGYIQDAFDIRDGHDLARQLRLLDMRVRDVLKKLANDEQALAAVADRAKTSDRQIPLRQRYAEVLATWDEYVEPMIQLVNADGAFEQGVRKVENVLLRLLTEQQRLGHLVDDDMLLRTHARILEMQTSAQLTLRHARELLLPLREEARRHNAVTRGAALALSAIRRKGLDAVPQAAMPMFTRPQSTFLGSASQVEAYVYALANFEPKPARFPKAHKSHKGDAQRAPRTVKEMLERCEDALPMPDLMTWLLEQEPDGATDELLYWFSRLSREKRFKRERLERRDYHTTEHQVSLRSFALLPASTDAAEHSASTPHAS